In Acinetobacter piscicola, a single window of DNA contains:
- a CDS encoding TIGR02594 family protein translates to MKLINENPWQYLSVKLPMLGAFFMLVLIPLLQWALDFQLIPKEHEGIIIGIVIPLLGLIGKKIYQPELHAPQLNGINSLLATPQNSNDLAWMVEAKKHIGLREIVGKKHNQTILSWIKGLGGWFTDDETPWCGTFVAHCLKVAGVKYPKHWYRALDYVNYGSKLAKPAYGCVAIKTRNGGGHVCFVVGRDQKTKKLVCLGGNQGNAVSYALYSDSDFQEFRWYGKTSRPAESRYKLEFLDGVSATKVSEA, encoded by the coding sequence ATGAAATTAATCAATGAAAACCCATGGCAATATTTGTCAGTCAAGCTCCCGATGTTGGGAGCTTTTTTTATGCTTGTATTAATTCCACTTTTGCAATGGGCATTAGATTTCCAACTCATTCCAAAAGAACATGAAGGCATCATTATTGGAATTGTAATTCCACTACTCGGCTTGATCGGCAAGAAGATCTATCAACCAGAGTTACATGCACCGCAGCTAAATGGTATCAATAGTCTTTTGGCCACACCGCAAAATTCAAATGATTTAGCATGGATGGTTGAAGCGAAAAAACATATTGGTTTACGTGAGATTGTAGGTAAAAAACATAACCAAACAATCCTGTCTTGGATCAAAGGACTTGGCGGTTGGTTCACTGACGATGAAACGCCATGGTGTGGGACCTTTGTGGCGCACTGTTTAAAAGTGGCAGGTGTGAAATATCCAAAGCATTGGTACCGCGCCTTAGATTATGTGAACTACGGATCTAAACTCGCAAAGCCTGCATATGGGTGTGTTGCAATTAAAACCCGCAATGGTGGTGGTCATGTGTGTTTCGTAGTTGGTCGTGACCAAAAAACTAAAAAATTAGTCTGCTTAGGTGGGAATCAAGGCAATGCTGTCTCTTATGCCTTATACAGTGATTCAGATTTTCAGGAATTTCGTTGGTATGGGAAAACAAGCCGACCTGCTGAGTCTCGTTATAAGTTGGAATTTTTGGATGGGGTGAGTGCAACAAAAGTAAGTGAGGCTTAA
- a CDS encoding tyrosine-type recombinase/integrase has protein sequence MLNDLKIKQLKAKEKVYRVADHSGLCIEIRPTGKKFWRYRYRFLNKPQMLTIGQYPEISLSYARSKATEMREQLAKDIDPAVFKKNERLEALQSQNDTFSAIAKEYCNHKRSSKSENWLYVRELSYAVDIFPMIGNKPIKDVTSVDIKNIMDSALKRVQKSGKGTGENKSILVRQHIAEVMQYAIISDKLNNDPTYALRGYVQKPEVENAQPINTKDRKLIMLSINKYTGSISTKNALKALIYTMLRTIEIRRGLKEYIDFEARTWTIPVASKSDILAGKRNMKKNRIHIVPLSDQVIDILKAQFAAYPDSPYIFPGINNNTMIGPTTLNQAFRNMNLGHITMHDFRATASTDLNEANYNSNWIELQLAHVKGDKVKATYDHAKWLNDRRKMMQDWANIVDSWKE, from the coding sequence ATGCTAAACGATTTAAAAATCAAACAATTAAAAGCCAAAGAAAAAGTATATCGCGTTGCTGATCATTCTGGCTTATGTATAGAAATCCGACCAACTGGAAAAAAGTTCTGGCGTTATCGTTATAGATTCTTGAATAAACCTCAAATGTTAACGATTGGGCAATATCCTGAGATAAGCCTATCTTACGCTAGATCTAAAGCAACAGAAATGCGAGAACAGTTAGCTAAGGATATTGATCCAGCCGTGTTTAAAAAAAATGAACGGTTAGAAGCCTTACAATCTCAAAATGATACCTTTAGCGCTATTGCTAAAGAATACTGTAACCATAAAAGAAGCTCTAAATCTGAAAATTGGCTATATGTGCGTGAGCTGTCTTATGCTGTTGATATATTTCCCATGATTGGTAATAAGCCGATCAAAGATGTCACCTCTGTTGATATAAAAAATATTATGGATAGTGCTCTTAAGCGTGTACAAAAATCCGGAAAAGGGACGGGGGAAAATAAATCAATACTAGTTAGGCAACATATAGCTGAGGTTATGCAATACGCTATTATTTCAGATAAACTTAACAATGATCCTACTTATGCATTACGGGGATACGTTCAAAAACCAGAAGTAGAGAATGCTCAACCTATTAACACCAAAGATCGAAAGTTGATCATGTTGAGTATTAATAAATACACGGGTTCTATTAGTACTAAAAATGCTCTTAAAGCACTTATCTATACAATGTTACGCACAATCGAGATTCGCAGAGGTTTAAAAGAGTATATAGATTTTGAAGCTCGAACATGGACAATTCCGGTTGCCTCGAAATCCGATATTCTAGCAGGCAAACGCAACATGAAGAAAAACCGTATTCATATTGTGCCCCTGTCAGATCAAGTTATAGATATTCTTAAGGCGCAATTTGCCGCCTACCCTGATAGTCCCTATATTTTTCCAGGCATTAACAATAATACAATGATTGGTCCAACAACGCTGAATCAGGCATTTCGGAATATGAATCTAGGTCATATCACGATGCATGACTTTAGAGCCACCGCCTCCACTGATCTAAATGAAGCGAACTACAACTCTAACTGGATTGAGTTGCAGCTTGCACATGTGAAGGGTGATAAGGTCAAAGCAACTTACGATCATGCAAAATGGTTAAATGACCGTAGAAAAATGATGCAGGATTGGGCAAATATTGTTGATAGCTGGAAGGAGTGA
- a CDS encoding MarR family winged helix-turn-helix transcriptional regulator, which produces MTKKYSKFLPTTDNFNLAEFPYYWITQVHSQYVLNVDHALKKYGVDNSRRRLLLALESKPDASVSELSDMIVSKMSTTTKIVYRLKDEGLVDTRSCSQDARITRVNLTDAGKQMIIKINDLMSVVLEQSFEGLTPLQIEKMMESLKHIFKNLSR; this is translated from the coding sequence ATGACCAAAAAATATTCAAAATTTTTACCAACAACCGATAATTTTAATTTGGCAGAGTTTCCGTACTATTGGATTACCCAAGTTCATTCTCAATATGTACTTAATGTCGACCACGCATTAAAAAAATATGGAGTGGATAATTCTCGACGTCGCTTGTTATTGGCACTTGAGTCTAAACCAGATGCGAGTGTTTCAGAACTGTCTGATATGATTGTATCAAAAATGTCAACGACCACTAAAATTGTCTATCGTTTAAAAGATGAAGGCTTAGTGGATACGCGTTCTTGTAGTCAAGATGCACGTATTACACGCGTAAACTTGACTGATGCAGGTAAACAAATGATTATTAAAATCAATGATTTAATGAGTGTCGTTTTAGAACAATCTTTCGAAGGTTTAACACCGCTGCAAATTGAAAAAATGATGGAAAGTTTAAAACACATTTTCAAAAATTTATCGCGCTAA
- a CDS encoding TerC family protein, translating into MEFLLDPGIWVGLLTLIVLEIVLGIDNLVFIAILAEKLPPEQRDKARVLGLSLALIMRLGLLFAISWLVTLTEPLITVFDKTFSGRDLILLFGGLFLVYKAVTELHEKLEGKPEVQVTTNVVYASFAAVVTQIVILDAVFSLDSVITAIGMVDNIYVMMAAMIVAMAVMLLASKPLTAFVNRHPTVVILCLSFLLLIGISLIAEGFGFHIPKGYIYSGIGVAILIEAFNQFSNRNAAKHQAKIPLRHRTADSILKLMGSKLDADVVASPDVVEAQKTFVDEERYMVGGVLTLAERSVASIMTPRNQISWVNLEDDPERIREQILSVPHSLFPVCRGQLDKVVTIVRAKELIDALDDPEQLQALIKRQRPIFIFEKMKVIDAIHTLRSSKGSLVLVTNEFGNIQGLISPLDVFEAIAGEFPDADEQLELVKVDDHTWKGSGMLDLYQLELALETVDLVQEDSGYFSVAGLIFDKAQSDVRVGTQIEVEGVHFEVLEMDENRIKTVKITYSVA; encoded by the coding sequence ATGGAATTTTTATTAGACCCTGGAATATGGGTAGGTTTACTTACTCTTATTGTTTTAGAAATTGTATTGGGTATTGATAACCTTGTCTTTATTGCTATTTTGGCAGAAAAACTTCCTCCGGAACAACGTGATAAAGCACGTGTTTTAGGTCTTTCACTTGCGCTGATTATGCGTTTGGGACTGTTATTTGCCATTTCATGGCTCGTTACATTGACAGAACCTTTGATTACGGTATTTGATAAAACTTTCTCAGGTCGAGATCTGATTTTGTTGTTTGGTGGATTATTCCTTGTCTATAAGGCAGTCACTGAATTACATGAAAAGCTTGAAGGTAAACCCGAGGTTCAAGTCACAACCAATGTTGTTTATGCTAGCTTTGCTGCGGTTGTAACGCAAATTGTTATTTTAGATGCAGTATTCTCATTAGACTCCGTGATTACAGCCATTGGTATGGTGGATAACATTTATGTCATGATGGCTGCAATGATTGTCGCAATGGCAGTGATGTTGTTAGCCTCTAAACCATTAACTGCATTTGTGAACCGTCACCCAACCGTTGTTATTCTATGTTTAAGCTTCTTATTGTTAATTGGTATTAGCTTAATTGCAGAAGGTTTTGGTTTCCATATTCCAAAAGGCTATATTTATTCTGGTATTGGTGTTGCAATTTTAATTGAAGCATTTAATCAGTTTAGTAATCGTAATGCGGCGAAACATCAAGCAAAAATTCCTTTACGTCATCGTACTGCGGATTCTATTTTAAAATTGATGGGCAGTAAGTTGGATGCAGATGTTGTCGCATCTCCTGACGTAGTGGAAGCACAAAAGACCTTTGTTGATGAAGAACGCTACATGGTCGGTGGTGTATTAACGTTGGCTGAGCGTAGTGTTGCTTCAATTATGACGCCAAGAAATCAAATTTCTTGGGTGAATCTTGAAGACGATCCTGAGCGTATTCGTGAACAAATTTTGTCAGTACCTCATAGTTTGTTCCCTGTGTGTCGTGGTCAGTTGGATAAAGTTGTTACAATTGTCCGTGCTAAAGAATTGATTGATGCTTTGGATGATCCTGAGCAGTTACAAGCTTTGATTAAACGTCAACGTCCGATTTTTATTTTTGAAAAAATGAAGGTCATTGATGCGATTCACACTTTGCGTTCATCAAAAGGTTCATTGGTTCTCGTGACAAATGAATTTGGAAATATTCAAGGCTTGATTTCACCACTCGATGTGTTTGAAGCAATTGCAGGTGAATTCCCAGATGCGGATGAACAGCTTGAATTGGTCAAAGTCGATGATCATACTTGGAAAGGATCGGGGATGTTGGACTTGTATCAATTAGAATTAGCACTTGAAACCGTTGATTTAGTTCAAGAAGATTCTGGCTATTTCAGTGTGGCAGGTTTAATTTTTGATAAAGCACAATCCGATGTCCGAGTAGGCACGCAAATTGAAGTTGAAGGTGTACATTTCGAAGTTTTAGAAATGGATGAAAATCGTATTAAAACTGTGAAAATTACTTATAGCGTTGCTTAA
- a CDS encoding alpha/beta fold hydrolase — MQTPQQLNITCKDGYSLSATFYDIAFSTTNLPILICPATGITQGFYRAFAEWLNEQGYQVLVFDFRGIGASLHGPLKKSDASIQDWGQLDIPAAIDALLIKTGKSQVILLGHSAGGQLLGIVPNYAKVAKVIAISGSTGHVKGLKGRTKQLAPVMFNLIFPISNLLKGYGTTKMLGMGENLPKNVAKQWAQFCSHPGYVENALGKTIFEDFHQNIRCPITVFWSSDDEIATEANVKDLIRLYPNASTQMHELVPSALGHKQIGHMLMFKKSHQNIWPIIAKELNI, encoded by the coding sequence ATGCAAACACCACAACAATTAAATATTACCTGTAAAGATGGCTATAGCCTCAGTGCAACTTTTTATGACATAGCATTCTCTACTACAAATTTACCCATTTTGATTTGCCCTGCTACAGGAATTACTCAAGGCTTTTACCGTGCTTTTGCTGAATGGTTAAATGAACAAGGCTATCAAGTTTTGGTCTTTGACTTTCGAGGGATCGGTGCCTCCCTACATGGTCCTTTAAAAAAATCGGATGCCAGTATTCAAGATTGGGGACAACTCGATATTCCTGCAGCTATTGATGCTTTATTAATCAAGACTGGCAAATCACAAGTCATTTTACTAGGACATAGCGCTGGGGGTCAGCTCCTAGGAATTGTGCCTAACTACGCAAAAGTTGCCAAAGTCATTGCGATTTCAGGTTCAACTGGACATGTTAAAGGTCTAAAAGGTCGTACCAAACAATTAGCACCCGTCATGTTTAATCTGATCTTCCCTATTTCAAATCTTTTGAAAGGCTATGGCACAACCAAAATGCTGGGAATGGGGGAAAATTTACCGAAAAATGTAGCAAAACAATGGGCACAATTTTGCAGCCACCCAGGTTATGTTGAAAATGCATTAGGTAAAACCATTTTTGAAGATTTTCATCAAAATATTCGTTGCCCAATTACAGTATTTTGGTCATCTGATGATGAAATTGCCACCGAAGCCAATGTTAAAGATTTAATTCGTTTATATCCAAATGCCTCAACTCAAATGCATGAACTTGTACCCTCAGCTTTAGGTCACAAGCAAATTGGACATATGCTCATGTTCAAAAAATCACATCAAAATATTTGGCCAATCATTGCTAAAGAACTCAATATTTAA
- the brnQ gene encoding branched-chain amino acid transport system II carrier protein, which produces MTNLRTKDIIALGFMTFALFIGAGNIIFPPIVAQQAGEHVWLAALGFLITAVGLPVITIMALSKTEGSIAILSSPLGKVASLILTVVCYLSVGPLFATPRTATVSYEIGFSSYFGNSSSSLLIYSVIYFAFVTLVSLYPNKLLDTVGHILAPLKIISLAILGIAAFVIPAGFIPPAIDGYVSSPVSEGFVNGYLTMDTLGALVFGIVIIHAIRSRGVNDPKLITKYAVIASLISGIGLTLVYLSLFKLGLGSHEVAPNASNGAVILHAYVQHAFGDLGSLFLTALIFLACMVTAIGLTCACAEYFSLLTKIPYKILVFILVLFSLVISNLGLTKLIAVSVPVLSAIYPPAIVVIMLSFLWKYFNNPRLVIAPVTAVAFIFGIIEGIKVTAFADILPDAIQHLPLNAQNLAWLIPSCVVLVIFVVIDKVKK; this is translated from the coding sequence ATGACTAATCTCCGTACCAAGGATATTATTGCTTTAGGGTTCATGACTTTTGCCTTATTCATTGGGGCAGGCAATATTATTTTTCCACCTATTGTTGCACAACAAGCAGGTGAACATGTTTGGTTAGCAGCGTTAGGATTTCTAATCACCGCTGTTGGCCTACCCGTTATCACGATTATGGCTCTTTCAAAAACTGAAGGTTCTATTGCTATTCTTAGCTCACCTTTAGGTAAAGTCGCAAGTTTGATTCTTACCGTTGTGTGCTATCTTTCCGTTGGACCACTGTTTGCAACTCCTCGTACAGCAACAGTTTCCTACGAAATCGGTTTTTCATCTTATTTTGGTAACTCAAGCTCGAGTCTACTGATTTATAGTGTCATTTATTTCGCATTTGTGACATTGGTTTCACTTTATCCCAACAAACTACTCGACACAGTCGGTCATATCCTTGCACCTTTGAAAATTATTTCATTGGCGATTTTAGGGATTGCTGCATTTGTCATTCCAGCAGGTTTTATTCCTCCTGCGATTGATGGCTATGTCTCAAGCCCCGTATCTGAAGGCTTTGTTAATGGTTATCTGACTATGGATACCCTCGGCGCTCTAGTATTTGGTATTGTGATTATTCACGCAATCCGTTCACGCGGTGTGAATGACCCTAAACTTATTACTAAATATGCCGTAATTGCCAGCTTAATTTCGGGTATTGGTTTAACTTTGGTTTATCTGAGTTTATTTAAACTTGGGTTAGGTAGCCACGAAGTTGCACCAAATGCGAGTAATGGTGCAGTGATCCTGCATGCTTATGTTCAACATGCGTTTGGCGATTTAGGTTCTTTATTCCTGACCGCTTTGATTTTCCTTGCATGTATGGTAACCGCAATTGGTTTAACCTGTGCTTGTGCTGAATATTTCTCTTTACTCACTAAAATTCCTTATAAAATTTTAGTATTTATCTTGGTTCTATTTTCTTTAGTTATTTCTAATTTAGGTTTAACCAAGTTAATTGCTGTTTCAGTCCCTGTGCTCAGCGCAATTTATCCACCTGCGATTGTGGTGATCATGTTGAGTTTTTTATGGAAATACTTTAACAATCCTCGCTTAGTCATTGCACCTGTAACCGCAGTGGCATTTATTTTTGGGATTATTGAAGGAATTAAAGTCACAGCATTTGCTGACATTTTACCTGATGCCATTCAGCATTTACCGCTTAATGCCCAAAATCTTGCATGGTTAATTCCATCTTGCGTCGTTTTAGTTATTTTTGTTGTCATCGACAAAGTTAAAAAATAG
- the map gene encoding type I methionyl aminopeptidase: MKASTITIKTEHDIEKLRVSGRLAAQVLEMIGQYVKPGVTTEYLDDICHDFIVNTLKVIPANVGYYGYTKTTCISPNEVVCHGIPSAKTILKEGDIINIDVAIIKDGYFGDTSRMYFVGEVSPAAKKLVETTYEAMVAGIHAVKPDATLGDIGYAIQSVAHREGYSVVREYCGHGIGKVYHEQPNVLHYGQPEQGLKLKKGMVFTIEPMINAGKADVKELNDGWTVVTKDRSLTAQWEHMVYVTDTGFELLSPWPEGTGQYPEI; encoded by the coding sequence ATGAAAGCTTCAACTATCACGATTAAAACTGAACACGATATTGAGAAATTAAGAGTGTCAGGGCGTTTGGCTGCTCAGGTTTTAGAAATGATAGGTCAATATGTAAAACCTGGTGTAACGACTGAATATTTAGATGATATTTGTCATGATTTTATTGTAAATACATTGAAAGTGATCCCTGCGAATGTGGGGTATTATGGTTATACGAAAACGACCTGTATTTCTCCGAATGAAGTGGTGTGTCATGGTATTCCATCGGCAAAAACCATTTTAAAAGAAGGTGATATTATCAATATTGATGTCGCTATTATTAAAGATGGTTATTTTGGTGATACGAGTCGTATGTACTTTGTGGGTGAAGTGAGTCCTGCTGCGAAAAAGTTAGTAGAAACAACCTATGAAGCGATGGTGGCTGGAATTCATGCGGTAAAACCAGATGCAACTTTGGGTGATATTGGTTATGCAATCCAGTCTGTTGCGCATCGTGAAGGTTATAGTGTAGTACGTGAATATTGTGGTCATGGTATTGGTAAGGTATATCATGAGCAACCGAATGTTTTACATTATGGTCAACCAGAACAAGGTTTAAAACTAAAAAAAGGTATGGTATTTACCATTGAACCGATGATCAATGCGGGTAAAGCGGATGTTAAAGAGTTAAATGATGGTTGGACCGTAGTGACCAAAGATCGTTCTTTGACAGCACAATGGGAACATATGGTCTATGTGACAGATACTGGTTTTGAATTGCTTTCACCTTGGCCAGAAGGGACTGGGCAATATCCTGAAATCTAA
- a CDS encoding DUF4274 domain-containing protein — protein sequence MQQLELLIQFVWSEYLHQASSEDLYQSVISCNWDSNNQLLDWIIQDQTVDRAVLLAVYWMSDPTFAKQYLNRDEFLAKDSWYVNTFDFIENLEEKYIRGFWYKNEIAFNPAHDQDGIDWTMTYDKSKVLRPIPEQMCIALAGKKNVSQCRFSGRSDGVMEL from the coding sequence ATGCAACAATTGGAGTTGCTAATCCAATTTGTTTGGAGTGAATATTTGCATCAGGCATCTTCGGAAGATTTATATCAATCTGTTATCAGTTGCAACTGGGATAGTAATAATCAGTTGCTCGATTGGATTATACAAGATCAGACGGTAGATCGAGCAGTGCTTTTAGCAGTTTATTGGATGAGTGATCCAACTTTTGCAAAGCAGTATCTCAATAGAGATGAATTTTTAGCTAAAGATAGTTGGTATGTTAATACTTTTGATTTTATTGAAAATTTGGAAGAAAAGTACATCCGTGGTTTTTGGTACAAGAATGAAATTGCATTCAATCCAGCACATGATCAGGATGGCATAGATTGGACAATGACATATGATAAATCCAAGGTTCTTCGTCCTATTCCTGAGCAAATGTGCATTGCATTAGCTGGCAAAAAAAATGTATCGCAATGCAGATTTTCAGGAAGGTCTGACGGAGTTATGGAACTCTAA
- the leuE gene encoding leucine efflux protein LeuE: protein MFGITDIVTFIIGTIFIVILPGPNSLYVMSVASRFGIKIGYLAALGVFTGDLILILCTVLGAASLLHSFPWLFILLKIMGAAYLSYLGIRLIITSYHTWLNTHAQNIEASTPTTQKNIHPFRSALTISLLNPKAIFFYLSFFIQFVDPDYTYPALSFSILSIVVQITSMAYLSILIFSGVKLAHFFNRRYKIAAIGVASVGLLFCGFGLKLAFSTI, encoded by the coding sequence GTGTTTGGTATTACAGATATTGTAACGTTTATTATCGGCACAATTTTTATTGTGATATTACCTGGTCCAAATTCACTTTATGTTATGTCTGTTGCATCGCGCTTTGGTATTAAAATCGGTTATTTGGCAGCACTAGGCGTCTTTACCGGCGATTTAATTTTAATTTTATGTACCGTTCTAGGTGCAGCCTCTTTACTCCATAGTTTTCCTTGGTTATTTATTTTATTAAAAATCATGGGTGCTGCATATTTATCTTATTTAGGGATTCGTTTAATTATTACGAGCTATCATACTTGGTTAAATACTCACGCTCAAAACATCGAAGCTTCAACGCCTACAACACAAAAGAATATTCATCCCTTTAGAAGTGCATTAACCATTAGCTTGCTAAACCCTAAAGCGATTTTCTTTTATTTATCTTTTTTTATTCAGTTTGTAGACCCTGACTATACTTATCCTGCACTTAGTTTCTCGATTCTCTCGATCGTGGTACAAATCACCAGTATGGCATATTTAAGTATTCTCATTTTTTCTGGCGTTAAATTAGCTCATTTTTTTAACCGTCGTTATAAAATTGCAGCAATAGGAGTTGCCTCAGTAGGCTTACTATTTTGTGGTTTTGGTTTAAAACTGGCTTTTTCAACAATATAA
- the tal gene encoding transaldolase: MTQSALAQLKQLTTIVADTGDLTAIQQFRPLDATTNPSLITAAAQQPESKELIESAYLQAKQEGYVADQLLERTIDILTVKLGVEILKLVEGRVSTEVDAALSYDTEATIAKAKELLALYKDYGVDQNRILIKIASTWEGIQAAKVLEAEGIHCNLTLLFGLHQAKACADANVTLISPFVGRILDWYKKAENVDHYAIDKDPGVLSVKQIYHFYKQHNIQTEVMGASFRSIDQVLGLAGCDLLTVAPSLLQQLEQDNRTVTAQISANHAHAHQEHAYTVLEKAQFKQELENDLMAFQLLQSGIDGFIKAREQLQSLLRQSFGLDAEIQA, from the coding sequence ATGACACAATCAGCATTAGCGCAATTAAAACAACTCACCACTATTGTTGCCGATACAGGTGATTTAACTGCCATTCAACAATTTCGCCCTTTAGATGCAACCACAAATCCATCTTTAATTACCGCAGCAGCACAGCAACCTGAAAGTAAAGAATTAATTGAGTCTGCTTATTTACAAGCAAAACAAGAAGGTTATGTAGCAGATCAGTTGCTTGAACGCACCATTGACATTTTAACAGTCAAGTTAGGTGTTGAAATTTTAAAACTTGTGGAAGGTCGCGTGTCTACCGAAGTTGATGCTGCTCTTTCTTATGATACAGAAGCAACCATTGCTAAAGCCAAAGAATTGTTAGCATTGTACAAAGACTATGGTGTAGATCAAAATCGCATTCTGATCAAAATCGCTTCGACTTGGGAAGGCATTCAAGCAGCGAAAGTACTTGAGGCTGAAGGAATCCACTGTAATTTAACTTTACTCTTTGGGTTGCACCAAGCAAAAGCATGTGCCGATGCAAATGTGACCCTCATTTCACCATTTGTAGGTCGTATTCTAGATTGGTATAAAAAAGCTGAAAATGTGGATCACTACGCTATTGATAAAGATCCTGGTGTATTGTCAGTGAAACAAATTTATCATTTCTATAAACAGCATAATATTCAAACAGAAGTGATGGGCGCAAGTTTCCGTAGTATTGATCAAGTACTCGGATTAGCAGGTTGTGACCTATTAACTGTTGCACCAAGTTTATTACAACAACTTGAACAAGATAATCGCACAGTCACTGCACAAATTTCTGCAAATCATGCACATGCACATCAAGAACATGCTTATACTGTGCTAGAAAAAGCACAATTTAAACAAGAACTTGAAAATGACCTTATGGCATTTCAATTATTACAATCTGGCATTGATGGTTTTATCAAAGCACGTGAACAATTACAAAGTTTATTGCGTCAGTCTTTTGGTTTAGATGCTGAAATTCAGGCTTAA
- a CDS encoding LysR family transcriptional regulator — translation MNINQEQLIVFKTVMECGSFSAAARKLAKVPSAISMSIANLEIDLNLKLFERIGREPIPTAQAHVLYEKTEQLLIEMNQWKQQALALANGLETSLNIVVVTELLHTDWTEYIALLAEHFPTLQINIFSAPQEDALKMLINQTAQLALMFEREILERREQFVEVKREALVPVAAQHFPLAQHDVVTFEEILQSRQIVVASRDKTIKPELLYSKNYWRTDNHHLACSMILQGLGWGVLPLQIFEENSQYKKNLKILNLADFTPKFEYYVDLVWNRESHLGQAARFLINHIRNQRIHTK, via the coding sequence ATGAATATCAACCAAGAACAACTGATTGTTTTTAAAACTGTTATGGAATGTGGCTCTTTTTCTGCGGCTGCACGTAAACTTGCAAAAGTCCCTTCTGCCATCAGCATGTCCATTGCAAATTTAGAAATAGATTTGAATTTAAAACTTTTTGAGCGCATTGGGCGTGAGCCTATTCCAACCGCTCAAGCACATGTTTTATATGAAAAAACAGAACAACTTCTGATTGAAATGAATCAATGGAAACAGCAAGCTTTGGCTCTAGCGAATGGCTTAGAAACGTCATTGAATATTGTCGTTGTCACTGAGCTTTTACATACCGATTGGACAGAATACATTGCCCTGCTTGCTGAGCATTTCCCAACCTTACAAATTAATATTTTTTCTGCACCGCAAGAAGATGCTTTAAAAATGCTGATTAACCAAACCGCACAGCTCGCTTTAATGTTTGAACGTGAAATCTTAGAACGCCGTGAACAATTTGTTGAAGTTAAACGTGAAGCTTTAGTACCTGTTGCTGCACAGCATTTTCCACTTGCACAACATGATGTGGTGACTTTCGAGGAAATTTTACAAAGTCGGCAAATCGTAGTGGCAAGCCGAGATAAAACCATTAAACCCGAACTACTGTATTCTAAAAATTATTGGCGTACTGATAATCATCATTTGGCGTGTTCAATGATTTTACAAGGCTTAGGTTGGGGCGTTTTGCCTTTACAAATTTTTGAGGAAAATAGTCAGTACAAAAAAAATCTTAAAATTTTAAATTTGGCAGATTTTACGCCCAAGTTTGAATATTACGTTGATTTGGTTTGGAATCGTGAAAGTCATTTAGGACAAGCTGCTCGTTTTTTGATTAATCACATCAGAAATCAACGAATTCATACAAAATAA
- the aceI gene encoding chlorhexidine efflux PACE transporter AceI, giving the protein MLISKRRIIHALSYEIILLVIIAIALSFIFEVPMEVTGTLGVAMAVTSVVWNMIFNHFFEKLEKKHQFKRTIGVRVLHAIGFEGGLMLATIPMVAYAMDMSIWQAILLDLGMTSCILVYTFIFQWCYDTIEARLGFQPAH; this is encoded by the coding sequence ATGTTGATTTCCAAAAGAAGGATTATTCATGCACTCAGCTATGAAATCATCTTATTGGTGATCATTGCGATTGCGTTGAGTTTTATTTTTGAAGTTCCTATGGAAGTGACGGGGACTTTAGGTGTAGCGATGGCAGTTACATCTGTGGTCTGGAATATGATTTTCAACCATTTTTTTGAAAAATTGGAAAAGAAACACCAGTTTAAAAGAACAATTGGTGTGCGTGTTTTGCATGCAATTGGCTTTGAGGGTGGTTTGATGTTGGCGACCATTCCAATGGTGGCATATGCGATGGATATGAGTATCTGGCAAGCGATTTTGCTTGATTTGGGCATGACCTCGTGTATTTTAGTGTATACCTTTATTTTCCAATGGTGTTATGACACGATTGAAGCGCGTTTAGGTTTTCAACCTGCGCATTGA